In Streptomyces qaidamensis, one DNA window encodes the following:
- a CDS encoding alpha/beta fold hydrolase, with protein sequence MSATVSFKVASAQGEQSVTLSYTRRGSGEPLLLLHGIGHHRQVWDPVIPALAAERDVIAVDLPGCGESPALPDGMAHDLPTMSTVLTALIGALEIERPHVAGNSLGGLLALDLARARLVRSVTALSPAGFWNEAERRYAFTVLTAMRQIARRMPPPVVERLARPAIGRTLLTSTIYARPGRRSPEAVVAETLALARAQGFSETLRSGRTVQFTDDIVGTPVTVAWGNRDRLLIPRQGVRAKGVIPGARLVRLPGCGHVPMNDDPALVARVVLDGSR encoded by the coding sequence ATGTCCGCCACCGTCTCCTTCAAAGTCGCCTCCGCGCAGGGCGAGCAGAGCGTGACCCTGTCCTACACGCGCCGGGGCAGCGGCGAGCCGCTCCTGCTCCTGCACGGCATCGGCCACCACCGCCAGGTGTGGGACCCGGTGATCCCCGCGCTGGCGGCCGAGCGCGACGTGATCGCCGTGGACCTGCCCGGCTGCGGCGAGTCGCCGGCGCTCCCGGACGGCATGGCGCACGACCTGCCCACGATGAGCACGGTCCTGACCGCGCTCATCGGCGCGCTGGAGATCGAACGGCCGCACGTGGCGGGCAACTCGCTGGGCGGCCTGCTGGCGCTGGACCTGGCCCGGGCGCGACTCGTCCGCTCCGTCACCGCCCTGTCCCCCGCCGGGTTCTGGAACGAGGCCGAGCGCCGCTACGCCTTCACCGTGCTGACGGCCATGCGGCAGATCGCCCGCCGGATGCCGCCGCCCGTGGTCGAGCGGCTGGCCCGCCCGGCCATCGGCCGCACCCTGCTGACGAGCACCATCTACGCCCGTCCGGGCCGCCGTTCCCCCGAGGCCGTGGTCGCCGAGACGCTCGCGCTGGCGCGGGCGCAGGGGTTCTCCGAGACGCTGCGCTCGGGCCGGACCGTGCAGTTCACCGACGACATCGTGGGCACGCCGGTCACCGTCGCGTGGGGCAACCGGGACCGCCTGCTCATCCCGCGCCAGGGCGTGCGCGCCAAGGGCGTCATCCCCGGGGCCCGGCTGGTGCGGCTGCCCGGCTGCGGCCACGTCCCGATGAACGACGACCCGGCGCTGGTGGCCCGGGTAGTCCTCGACGGCAGCCGCTGA
- a CDS encoding PLP-dependent aminotransferase family protein: protein MRPTLSTDPGKGAASAAWELLLPAASAPARTRGRSLQAALREAVRSGRLAPGTRLPSSRDLATDLGVSRGLVTEAYEQLTAEGYLRSGRGSGTWVGAAVRAAGPRAHDLAPRSPGARADFVPGTPDLALFPRAAWAAAHRGVLADLPHQELGYPDPRGLPRLRTALAELLARRRGVVADPERIVVVSGVAQATTLLGFALHARGMRAVGVEDPGSPQHDALYASAGVAAVPLPVDDEGVATESLRASGVRAVVTTPSHQFPTGIAYSARRRAELLDWARSVDGIVLEDDYDGDFRYDRAPVGALQGLDPDHVVYTGSVSKSLAPGLRLGWMLVPESWAEEVVERKRTMDLGHPALDQALFARFLERGDYDRQLRRCQRAYRDRRDALVAALDAHFPGSQVSGIAAGLHVIATLPQRYGPEERFLGRVAAAGVAVRPLSAYAHTPAGPEGDKEIRLVLGYAHVPPARIAEGVRLMAEAATG, encoded by the coding sequence ATGAGGCCGACGCTGAGCACAGACCCGGGCAAAGGCGCGGCGTCCGCCGCCTGGGAGCTGCTGCTCCCCGCCGCGTCGGCTCCGGCACGCACGCGTGGCCGTTCCCTGCAGGCGGCGCTGCGCGAGGCGGTCCGCTCGGGCCGGCTCGCGCCGGGCACCCGGCTGCCGTCGAGCCGCGATCTCGCAACCGACCTGGGGGTGTCGCGCGGGCTGGTCACGGAGGCCTACGAGCAGCTGACGGCCGAGGGATACCTGCGCAGCGGCCGGGGTTCGGGGACCTGGGTGGGCGCGGCCGTCCGGGCTGCGGGGCCGCGCGCGCACGATCTCGCTCCGCGCTCACCCGGCGCCCGTGCGGACTTCGTGCCCGGGACGCCGGACCTGGCGCTGTTCCCGCGCGCCGCGTGGGCCGCCGCGCACCGCGGTGTCCTGGCGGACCTGCCGCACCAGGAGCTGGGCTACCCCGACCCGCGCGGGCTGCCGCGGCTGCGTACCGCGCTGGCCGAACTGCTCGCCCGGCGGCGGGGCGTGGTGGCCGACCCGGAGCGGATCGTCGTCGTCTCGGGGGTGGCCCAGGCGACCACCCTGCTCGGTTTCGCGCTGCACGCGCGCGGGATGCGCGCGGTAGGCGTGGAGGACCCGGGCAGTCCGCAGCACGACGCGCTGTACGCGTCGGCCGGGGTCGCCGCCGTGCCCCTGCCGGTGGACGACGAGGGCGTCGCCACGGAGTCGCTGCGGGCCTCGGGCGTCCGGGCCGTGGTGACGACTCCGTCCCACCAGTTCCCCACCGGCATCGCCTACTCGGCCCGGCGGCGCGCGGAACTCCTGGACTGGGCGCGGTCGGTGGACGGCATCGTCCTGGAGGACGACTACGACGGCGACTTCCGCTACGACCGTGCACCGGTCGGCGCGCTCCAGGGCCTCGATCCGGACCACGTGGTCTACACGGGCTCGGTCAGCAAGTCCTTGGCACCGGGCCTGCGGCTGGGCTGGATGCTGGTGCCGGAGTCCTGGGCGGAGGAGGTCGTCGAACGAAAGCGCACCATGGATCTCGGCCACCCCGCCCTCGACCAGGCGCTGTTCGCCCGATTCCTGGAGCGCGGCGACTACGACCGTCAGCTGCGCCGCTGCCAGCGCGCCTACCGCGACCGGCGCGACGCGCTGGTCGCCGCCCTGGACGCGCACTTCCCCGGTTCGCAGGTGTCCGGGATCGCCGCCGGTCTCCATGTGATCGCCACACTGCCGCAGCGGTACGGGCCCGAGGAGCGGTTCCTCGGGCGGGTGGCGGCGGCGGGGGTGGCGGTGCGCCCGCTGTCGGCCTACGCCCACACGCCGGCCGGACCAGAGGGGGACAAGGAGATCCGGCTCGTCCTGGGCTATGCCCATGTGCCGCCCGCCCGGATCGCCGAGGGCGTGCGTCTGATGGCCGAGGCCGCGACCGGGTGA
- a CDS encoding alkaline phosphatase D family protein — MSHRPLPGRRSVLRGSLAASAALSLPTALGAAPAFARSGRPTAGWGVQAGDVTCDSGLVWVRSDRPARMIVETSATESFRNARRWHGPLLGSGTDFTGTTRLRGLPSGEQIHYRVLLADPDDPRRTGEPVTGTFRTASAKRRDGVRFVWSGDLAGQGWGINPEFGGYTIYNAMAALDPDFFLCSGDNIYADGPITGTVALPDGRTWRNITTEEKAKVAETLAEFRGNFRYNLLDENLRAFNARVPSIVQWDDHEVTNNWYPGEILTDARYTEKRVDVLAARARQAFSEYFPISTLRRPDGRVYRVQHHGPLLDVFVLDMRTHRNANSPGDQPTDPQGILGREQLEWLKRELSRSRAVWKVIASDMPIGLVVPDGTNIEAVAQGDPGKPLGRELQIAELLRFVKHRRITGTVWLTADVHHTSAQHYLPSKAAFTDFEPFWEFVSGPLNAGAFPANALDGTFGPDRVFVKAPTTANVSPAGGFQFFGEVDIDGHSGELTVRLREQDGTVLFTQTLQPGLVGQ; from the coding sequence ATGTCCCACCGTCCGTTGCCCGGGCGCCGTAGCGTCCTGCGTGGCTCGCTCGCCGCGTCGGCGGCCCTGTCCCTGCCCACCGCCCTCGGCGCGGCGCCCGCCTTCGCCCGCTCCGGGCGCCCGACAGCGGGGTGGGGTGTGCAGGCGGGAGACGTGACCTGCGACTCCGGGCTGGTGTGGGTGCGCTCCGACCGGCCGGCCCGGATGATCGTCGAGACGTCGGCGACGGAGTCGTTCCGCAACGCCCGCAGATGGCACGGCCCGCTGCTGGGCTCCGGCACCGACTTCACCGGCACGACCCGGCTGCGCGGCCTGCCGTCCGGCGAGCAGATCCACTACCGCGTGCTGCTCGCCGACCCGGACGACCCGCGCCGCACCGGTGAGCCGGTCACCGGCACCTTCCGCACGGCGTCGGCCAAGCGCCGCGACGGTGTGCGGTTCGTCTGGTCCGGCGACCTGGCGGGGCAAGGCTGGGGCATCAACCCGGAGTTCGGCGGCTACACGATCTACAACGCGATGGCCGCCCTCGACCCCGACTTCTTCCTCTGCAGCGGCGACAACATCTACGCCGACGGCCCGATCACCGGGACCGTGGCCCTGCCCGACGGCCGGACCTGGCGGAACATCACGACCGAGGAGAAGGCGAAGGTCGCCGAGACCCTCGCGGAGTTCCGCGGCAACTTCCGCTACAACCTGCTGGACGAGAACCTGCGTGCCTTCAACGCCCGGGTCCCGTCCATCGTCCAGTGGGACGACCACGAGGTCACCAACAACTGGTACCCGGGCGAGATCCTCACCGACGCCCGCTACACCGAGAAGCGCGTCGACGTGCTCGCCGCCCGCGCCCGCCAGGCCTTCTCCGAGTACTTCCCGATCTCCACGCTGCGCCGCCCCGACGGCCGGGTCTACCGCGTGCAGCACCACGGCCCGCTGCTGGACGTGTTCGTGCTGGACATGCGCACCCACCGCAACGCGAACTCGCCCGGCGACCAGCCCACCGACCCGCAGGGCATCCTCGGCCGGGAGCAACTGGAGTGGCTCAAGCGCGAGCTGTCCCGCTCCCGGGCGGTGTGGAAGGTGATCGCCTCCGACATGCCGATCGGCCTCGTCGTCCCGGACGGGACGAACATCGAGGCCGTCGCCCAGGGCGACCCCGGCAAGCCGCTCGGCCGCGAGCTGCAGATCGCCGAACTGCTGCGGTTCGTCAAGCACCGGCGGATCACGGGCACGGTGTGGCTGACGGCCGATGTGCACCACACCTCGGCGCAGCACTACCTGCCGTCGAAGGCCGCCTTCACCGACTTCGAGCCGTTCTGGGAGTTCGTCTCGGGCCCCCTCAACGCCGGTGCCTTCCCGGCGAACGCGCTCGACGGCACCTTCGGCCCGGACCGCGTGTTCGTGAAGGCACCGACGACCGCAAATGTCTCCCCCGCCGGCGGCTTCCAGTTCTTCGGCGAGGTCGACATCGACGGCCACAGCGGCGAGCTGACGGTGCGTCTGCGGGAGCAGGACGGCACCGTGCTGTTCACCCAGACGCTCCAACCCGGCCTGGTCGGCCAGTAG
- a CDS encoding GNAT family N-acetyltransferase codes for MTHRTQPDDNCRPATSWRRVTASFHAWRTRRQEHAPPTSDTGSPAPQPVPGANTLWRMRTTVQDEPGSLAALCSALAGQRVDILSLQTHPLAQGTVDEFLLRGPAALPASAITTAVESAGGADTWIERADAHDLVDAPTRVLGLAARTALDAAELPLALRQLLGRCTIRSRPAPAGGGRAAGGAPVEGALDDTVMRLRAPEGGVITVERPYLPFTPTEFARARALVELDARLGPRLPHGRDVLTLAEGSDITVRRADTRDLEAARAMHERCSARTLKLRYHGPVGDADRYLGHLLSPRYGRTLAVQTASGRIVGLGHLLWDGDETEVALIVEDAWQRRGVGAELLSRLVAMAVEAGCSSVYAVTQASNTGMVAAMRGLGLPLDYQVEEGTLVITARLGEAVVTSTEELGSASAP; via the coding sequence ATGACTCACCGGACGCAGCCCGATGACAACTGCCGCCCCGCCACCTCGTGGCGGCGGGTCACGGCCTCGTTCCACGCCTGGCGGACACGACGCCAGGAACACGCGCCGCCGACGAGTGATACCGGGTCCCCGGCACCGCAACCGGTGCCGGGGGCGAACACCCTGTGGCGGATGCGGACCACGGTTCAGGACGAGCCGGGGTCGCTGGCGGCGCTGTGCAGCGCCCTGGCCGGGCAGCGCGTCGACATCCTCAGCCTGCAGACGCACCCGCTGGCCCAGGGCACGGTCGACGAGTTCCTGCTGCGGGGCCCTGCCGCCCTGCCGGCGTCCGCGATCACCACGGCCGTCGAGTCGGCCGGTGGCGCCGACACCTGGATCGAGCGGGCCGACGCCCACGATCTCGTGGACGCGCCGACCCGGGTCCTCGGACTCGCCGCCCGCACGGCCCTGGACGCGGCGGAACTGCCGCTGGCCCTGCGGCAGTTGCTGGGCCGGTGCACCATCCGCTCCCGTCCTGCTCCGGCGGGCGGCGGCCGGGCGGCGGGAGGCGCTCCCGTGGAGGGGGCCCTCGACGACACGGTGATGCGGCTGCGCGCCCCGGAAGGCGGAGTGATCACCGTGGAGCGGCCGTACCTGCCGTTCACCCCGACCGAGTTCGCCCGGGCCAGGGCTCTGGTGGAACTGGACGCCCGCCTCGGACCGCGCCTGCCGCACGGGCGGGACGTGCTCACGCTCGCCGAGGGCAGCGACATCACCGTGCGGCGGGCCGACACCCGTGACCTCGAAGCGGCCAGGGCGATGCACGAGCGGTGCTCGGCCCGCACGCTGAAGCTGCGCTACCACGGGCCCGTCGGTGACGCCGACCGGTACCTCGGCCACCTGCTCAGTCCGCGCTACGGCCGCACCCTCGCCGTGCAGACGGCATCCGGGCGGATCGTCGGGCTCGGCCACCTCCTGTGGGACGGGGACGAGACGGAGGTCGCGCTGATCGTCGAGGACGCGTGGCAGCGGCGGGGTGTCGGGGCGGAGTTGCTGTCGCGACTGGTGGCCATGGCCGTCGAGGCGGGGTGCTCCAGCGTGTATGCCGTGACGCAGGCGTCCAACACCGGGATGGTTGCGGCGATGCGGGGGCTGGGGCTGCCTCTCGACTACCAGGTCGAGGAGGGGACGCTGGTCATCACGGCGAGGCTGGGCGAGGCGGTCGTGACGAGCACGGAGGAACTCGGGAGCGCCTCCGCGCCGTAG
- a CDS encoding trans-sulfuration enzyme family protein, translating into MDTTSTRAHDGVRTAPRALATEAVHAGRDDLARQGLHAPPIDLSTTYPSYDSRGEAARIDAFATTGAEPDGPPVYGRLGNPTVARFETALARLEGTEAAVAFASGMAALSAVLLVRGSMGLRHVVAVRPLYGCSDHLLTAGLLGSEVTWTDPAGVADALRPDTGLVIVESPANPTLAEVDLRAVAHACGSVPLLVDNTFATPVLQRPAEHGARLVLHSATKYLGGHGDVLAGVVACDEELAGRLRQVRFATGGVLHPLAGYLLLRGLSTLPVRVRAASATAADLAHRLAADPRVARVHYPRIGGAMVAFEVHGDPHEVIGAVRLITPAVSLGSVDTLIQHPASISHRIVDADDRKGAGVSDQLLRMSVGLEDVEDLWSDLDGALGRRPDRGAGNCTNNHDAPALAN; encoded by the coding sequence ATGGACACAACGAGCACGCGCGCCCACGACGGCGTCCGCACCGCACCGCGAGCCCTCGCCACCGAGGCCGTGCACGCCGGGCGGGACGACCTCGCCCGGCAGGGTCTGCACGCCCCGCCGATCGACCTGTCCACCACCTACCCGTCGTACGACAGCCGCGGCGAGGCGGCCCGCATCGACGCGTTCGCCACCACCGGTGCCGAGCCGGACGGCCCGCCCGTCTACGGGCGGCTGGGCAACCCGACCGTCGCCCGCTTCGAGACGGCGCTGGCCCGTCTCGAAGGCACCGAGGCGGCGGTGGCGTTCGCCAGCGGCATGGCGGCACTGAGCGCCGTCCTCCTCGTCCGCGGCTCGATGGGCCTGCGCCACGTCGTCGCCGTCCGCCCCCTCTACGGCTGCAGCGACCACCTGCTGACCGCCGGACTGCTGGGCTCGGAGGTGACCTGGACCGACCCCGCGGGCGTCGCCGACGCGCTGCGCCCGGACACCGGCCTGGTCATCGTCGAGTCCCCGGCGAACCCCACCCTCGCCGAGGTCGACCTGCGAGCCGTCGCGCACGCCTGCGGCTCGGTGCCGCTGCTCGTGGACAACACCTTCGCCACACCCGTCCTCCAGCGCCCCGCCGAGCACGGCGCGCGGCTGGTGCTGCACAGCGCCACCAAGTACCTCGGCGGCCACGGCGACGTCCTGGCGGGTGTGGTCGCCTGCGACGAGGAGCTCGCGGGCCGGCTGCGCCAGGTGCGCTTCGCCACGGGCGGCGTCCTGCACCCGCTGGCCGGCTACCTGCTGCTGCGCGGTCTGTCCACCCTCCCCGTGCGGGTCCGGGCGGCCTCCGCCACGGCAGCCGACCTGGCACACCGCCTCGCCGCCGACCCGCGGGTGGCCCGTGTGCACTACCCGCGCATCGGCGGCGCGATGGTCGCCTTCGAGGTGCACGGCGACCCGCACGAGGTGATCGGCGCGGTCCGCCTGATCACCCCGGCGGTGAGCCTCGGCAGCGTGGACACCCTGATCCAGCACCCGGCCTCCATCAGCCACCGCATCGTCGACGCCGACGACCGCAAGGGAGCCGGGGTGAGCGACCAGCTCCTGCGCATGTCGGTGGGCCTGGAGGACGTGGAGGACCTCTGGTCGGATCTGGACGGAGCGTTGGGACGACGCCCCGACAGGGGCGCGGGGAACTGCACGAACAACCACGACGCACCCGCACTCGCCAACTGA
- a CDS encoding Lrp/AsnC family transcriptional regulator, with product MAESVVLDPVDLHLLRLLQNDARATYRDLAAQVGVAPSTCLDRVTRLRRSGVILGHRLELDPAKLGRGLEALLSVQVRPHRRELVGPFVERIRALPESRTVFHLTGPDDYLVHVAVADMADLQRLVLDGFTSRREVARVETRLIFQQWECGPLLPPSPSAQSA from the coding sequence ATGGCTGAATCTGTCGTACTGGATCCGGTGGATCTCCATCTGTTGCGGCTGTTGCAGAACGACGCCCGGGCGACCTACCGGGATCTCGCCGCGCAGGTCGGGGTGGCGCCGTCGACCTGTCTGGACCGGGTGACGCGGCTGCGCCGCTCGGGTGTGATCCTCGGGCACCGGCTGGAGCTGGATCCGGCCAAGCTGGGGCGAGGACTTGAGGCCCTGCTGTCGGTGCAGGTCAGGCCGCACCGGCGGGAGCTGGTGGGGCCGTTCGTGGAGCGGATCCGGGCCCTGCCGGAGTCGCGGACGGTCTTCCACCTGACCGGCCCGGACGACTATCTGGTCCATGTCGCGGTCGCCGACATGGCCGATCTGCAGCGGCTGGTGCTGGACGGGTTCACGTCGCGGCGGGAGGTGGCGCGGGTGGAGACCCGGTTGATCTTCCAGCAGTGGGAGTGCGGGCCGCTGCTGCCGCCTTCGCCCTCGGCTCAATCCGCGTGA
- a CDS encoding DUF885 domain-containing protein has product MSEIKSQLPREVADAYVDELVALDPITGTYLGDKESSSRLPDTSPAGQEALAELARRTLARLDEAERLPGADSDIERRCARLLRERLGAELAVHEADESLRSVSNLSSIAHAVRQVFTVTPAQSEEDWTAIAERLRGVPAALEGYRESLALGLERKLYGGPRATATFVQQLGEWADADGEGHGWFEQYAAAGPEALRSELDAAARSATEAVVRLRDWMRDVYAPAIEGAPDVVGRERYARWVRYFNGTDLDLDEAYAYGWSEYHRLLGEMKTEAEKILPGAGTPWEALAHLDAQGTHIEGVDEVRDWLQSLMDEAMDALDGTHFDLAERVRRVESRIAPPGSAAAPYYTPPSDDFSRPGCTWLPTMGETRFPVYDLVSTWYHEGVPGHHLQLAQWKHVAQNLSRYQASVGMVSANAEGWALYAERLMDELGFLTDPERRLGYLDAQMMRAVRVIIDIGMHLELTIPDDSPFHPGERWTAELAQEFFGSHSSRPADFVESELTRYLSMPGQAIGYKLGERAWLLGRENARARHGDAFDPKAWHMAALSQGSLGLDDLVDELSAL; this is encoded by the coding sequence ATGTCTGAGATCAAGAGCCAGCTGCCCCGTGAGGTCGCCGACGCGTACGTCGACGAGCTCGTCGCCCTCGACCCGATCACCGGCACGTACCTCGGCGACAAGGAGAGTTCGAGCAGGCTGCCCGACACCTCGCCCGCGGGCCAGGAGGCACTCGCGGAGCTGGCACGCCGGACGCTGGCCCGGCTGGACGAGGCCGAGCGGCTGCCCGGCGCGGACAGCGACATCGAGCGCCGGTGCGCGCGGCTGCTGCGCGAGCGGCTCGGCGCCGAACTCGCGGTGCACGAGGCCGACGAGAGCCTGCGTTCCGTCAGCAACCTGAGCTCGATCGCCCATGCGGTGCGGCAAGTGTTCACCGTGACGCCGGCGCAGTCGGAGGAGGACTGGACGGCGATCGCCGAGCGGCTGCGCGGCGTCCCGGCCGCGCTGGAGGGCTACCGGGAGTCCCTGGCGCTCGGCCTGGAGCGGAAGCTGTACGGCGGGCCCCGCGCCACGGCCACGTTCGTGCAGCAGCTGGGCGAGTGGGCCGACGCGGACGGCGAGGGCCACGGCTGGTTCGAGCAGTACGCGGCCGCCGGCCCCGAGGCCCTGCGGTCCGAGCTGGACGCCGCCGCCCGCTCGGCCACCGAGGCGGTCGTGCGGCTGCGCGACTGGATGCGGGACGTGTACGCCCCGGCGATCGAGGGCGCGCCGGACGTGGTGGGCCGGGAGCGGTACGCGCGCTGGGTGCGCTACTTCAACGGCACGGACCTCGACCTGGACGAGGCGTACGCCTACGGCTGGTCCGAGTACCACCGCCTCCTCGGCGAGATGAAGACCGAGGCCGAGAAGATCCTGCCCGGCGCCGGCACCCCGTGGGAGGCGCTGGCCCACCTCGACGCGCAGGGCACGCACATCGAGGGTGTCGACGAGGTCCGCGACTGGCTGCAGAGCCTCATGGACGAGGCGATGGACGCGCTCGACGGCACCCACTTCGACCTGGCCGAGCGGGTGCGCCGGGTGGAGTCCCGCATCGCCCCTCCGGGCAGTGCCGCGGCCCCCTACTACACGCCCCCCTCGGACGACTTCTCGCGGCCCGGCTGCACCTGGCTGCCCACCATGGGCGAGACGCGCTTCCCGGTCTACGACCTGGTATCGACCTGGTACCACGAGGGCGTACCCGGCCACCACCTCCAGCTGGCCCAGTGGAAGCACGTGGCGCAGAACCTCTCCCGCTACCAGGCGAGCGTCGGCATGGTGAGCGCCAACGCCGAGGGCTGGGCGCTGTACGCGGAGCGGCTGATGGACGAACTGGGCTTCCTGACCGACCCGGAGCGCCGGCTCGGTTATCTGGACGCCCAGATGATGCGGGCGGTGCGCGTCATCATCGACATCGGCATGCACCTGGAGCTGACGATCCCGGACGATTCGCCCTTCCACCCCGGCGAGCGCTGGACGGCCGAGCTGGCGCAGGAGTTCTTCGGCTCGCACAGCAGCCGGCCGGCCGACTTCGTGGAGAGCGAGCTGACCCGCTACCTGTCCATGCCGGGCCAGGCCATCGGCTACAAGCTCGGCGAACGGGCCTGGCTGCTGGGCCGCGAGAACGCCCGTGCCCGCCACGGCGACGCCTTCGACCCGAAGGCGTGGCACATGGCGGCGCTGTCGCAGGGGTCGCTCGGTCTGGACGACCTGGTGGACGAGTTGTCCGCCCTCTGA
- a CDS encoding SDR family oxidoreductase gives MPRLPHPTPEELRRDPLPLHGRTALVTGASRRGGIGHAVARRLAAYGASVYLHHHVPHDAEQPWGADRPEDVLASVRSAAGDPEARFVAGPGDLADPAVPAELVGRAADALGGRLDILVANHAQSGFDGSLDEIDAAMLDRHWSVDTRAVLLLVQAHARSRPPGPGGRVMMMTSGQDTAGGMPGEIAYALQKGALASITRSLSTTLAERGITVNTVNPGPVDTDYLTGEYYDAVAARFPSGRWGMPDDPARLIAWLATDEAGWITGEVISSEGGFRR, from the coding sequence ATGCCACGTCTTCCCCACCCCACCCCTGAAGAACTGCGCCGCGACCCCCTGCCCCTGCACGGCCGTACCGCGCTGGTCACCGGCGCCAGCCGCCGCGGCGGCATCGGGCACGCCGTGGCCCGCCGCCTGGCCGCCTACGGCGCGAGCGTCTATCTGCACCACCACGTCCCGCACGACGCCGAGCAGCCCTGGGGCGCCGACCGCCCCGAGGACGTCCTCGCCTCAGTCCGAAGCGCGGCCGGCGACCCGGAGGCCCGGTTCGTCGCGGGCCCCGGTGACCTGGCCGACCCCGCCGTACCCGCGGAACTGGTCGGCAGGGCGGCCGACGCCCTCGGCGGACGCCTCGACATCCTCGTCGCCAACCACGCGCAGAGCGGGTTCGACGGCTCGCTGGACGAGATCGACGCGGCGATGCTCGACCGGCACTGGTCGGTCGACACCCGCGCGGTCCTGCTGCTCGTCCAGGCGCACGCCCGGTCGAGGCCACCCGGTCCGGGAGGCCGCGTGATGATGATGACCTCGGGTCAGGACACCGCGGGCGGTATGCCCGGCGAGATCGCCTACGCCCTCCAGAAGGGCGCCCTCGCCTCGATCACCCGCTCCCTGTCGACGACGCTCGCCGAGCGGGGCATCACGGTCAACACCGTCAACCCGGGCCCCGTGGACACGGACTACCTGACCGGCGAGTACTACGACGCCGTCGCCGCCCGCTTCCCCTCGGGCCGGTGGGGCATGCCCGACGACCCGGCCCGCCTCATCGCCTGGCTCGCGACCGACGAGGCGGGCTGGATCACCGGTGAGGTCATCAGCTCCGAGGGCGGATTCCGGCGCTGA
- a CDS encoding immunity 21 family protein codes for MVRYAEPGAVEWVESGGGPLIAVPETVLPFWAGADGEETASDYDRACEVDGHVGLLPVGDCTALVLGDEPASTAYLPDHGMFVRWRAGDSEDELLASVPPAVDAAEWEPEVHWEVPGTVHLFDAAWPGSHLSGAEHVRVALEPGRYAVRAASAQPGPETWLGLIQLRLLARR; via the coding sequence ATGGTGCGATACGCGGAGCCGGGCGCAGTGGAATGGGTGGAGTCGGGCGGCGGGCCGCTGATAGCGGTACCGGAGACCGTCCTGCCGTTCTGGGCGGGTGCCGACGGCGAGGAGACGGCCTCGGACTACGACCGGGCCTGCGAGGTGGACGGCCACGTCGGCCTCCTTCCGGTCGGCGACTGCACCGCCCTGGTCCTGGGTGACGAGCCCGCCTCGACCGCCTACCTGCCCGACCACGGCATGTTCGTCCGGTGGCGCGCCGGCGACTCGGAGGACGAGCTGCTGGCGAGCGTCCCGCCGGCCGTCGACGCCGCGGAGTGGGAACCGGAGGTGCACTGGGAGGTGCCGGGCACCGTCCACCTGTTCGACGCGGCCTGGCCCGGGTCGCACCTGTCGGGGGCCGAGCACGTGCGGGTGGCCCTGGAGCCCGGCCGGTACGCCGTGCGCGCGGCCAGCGCCCAGCCCGGCCCGGAGACCTGGCTGGGCCTGATCCAGCTCCGGCTGCTCGCACGGAGGTGA
- a CDS encoding rhodanese-like domain-containing protein, whose translation MTTTVNPVLRVAPAAPAEAAAHFRAGLAFHTDVSDVAAALGAGGDPGFVLVDSRSTGAWDQGHIPGALHLPTALVLEQAGQLLDRSVPVVTYCWGPGCNGAARAALALAELGYRVKEMLGGFEYWVREGLAFETRQGSGRRAPDPLTAPVDAGDCGC comes from the coding sequence ATGACCACCACCGTGAACCCCGTCCTGCGCGTCGCCCCCGCCGCTCCCGCCGAGGCCGCCGCCCACTTCCGTGCCGGTCTCGCCTTCCACACCGACGTGTCCGACGTCGCCGCCGCACTCGGTGCCGGGGGTGACCCCGGATTCGTCCTCGTCGACTCGCGCTCCACCGGGGCCTGGGACCAGGGCCACATCCCCGGCGCGCTCCACCTGCCGACCGCGCTCGTCCTCGAGCAGGCCGGGCAGCTCCTGGACCGGTCGGTGCCGGTCGTGACCTACTGCTGGGGCCCCGGCTGCAACGGCGCCGCCCGCGCGGCCCTCGCCCTCGCCGAACTCGGCTACCGGGTCAAGGAGATGCTCGGCGGCTTCGAGTACTGGGTGCGCGAGGGGCTGGCGTTCGAGACCCGGCAGGGGTCCGGGCGCCGGGCCCCGGACCCGCTGACGGCGCCCGTGGACGCCGGTGACTGCGGCTGCTGA